A stretch of Myxococcus hansupus DNA encodes these proteins:
- a CDS encoding thymidylate synthase yields the protein MQSYLSLLDHVLRHGVKKGDRTGTGTLSVFGPQLRFDLTQGFPLLTTKKLHTKSILHELLWMLAGDTNVHTLQAQGVTIWDEWANADGSLGPVYGHQWRSWTAPNGEHIDQMKALVEGLKKNPDSRRHLISAWNVADLPSMNLPPCHVLFQFYVANGRLSCQLYQRSADLFLGLPFNIASYALLTMMVAQVTGLEAHEFIHTVGDAHLYLNHVEQAKTQLAREPRPLPRMRLNPEVKDLFAFKYADFTLEGYDPHPAIKAPVAV from the coding sequence GCGCCACGGAGTGAAGAAGGGCGACCGTACCGGCACGGGGACGCTCAGCGTCTTCGGCCCCCAGCTCCGGTTCGACCTCACGCAGGGCTTCCCGCTCCTCACCACGAAGAAGCTGCACACGAAGTCCATCCTGCATGAGCTGCTGTGGATGCTCGCGGGGGACACCAACGTGCACACGCTCCAGGCCCAGGGCGTCACCATCTGGGACGAGTGGGCCAACGCCGACGGCAGCCTGGGCCCCGTGTACGGCCACCAGTGGCGCTCGTGGACCGCGCCCAACGGCGAGCACATCGACCAGATGAAGGCGCTGGTGGAAGGGTTGAAGAAGAACCCCGATTCGCGGCGGCACCTCATCAGCGCGTGGAACGTGGCGGACCTGCCCTCCATGAACCTGCCGCCCTGCCACGTGCTCTTCCAGTTCTACGTGGCCAACGGCCGCCTGTCCTGCCAGCTCTATCAGCGCAGCGCGGACCTGTTCCTCGGGCTGCCGTTCAACATCGCGTCGTACGCGCTGCTGACGATGATGGTGGCGCAGGTGACGGGCCTGGAGGCGCACGAGTTCATCCACACCGTGGGCGACGCGCACCTGTACCTCAACCACGTCGAGCAGGCGAAGACGCAGCTCGCGCGCGAGCCGCGCCCGCTGCCTCGCATGCGCCTCAACCCCGAGGTGAAGGACCTCTTCGCGTTCAAGTACGCAGACTTCACGCTCGAAGGCTACGACCCGCACCCCGCCATCAAGGCGCCCGTGGCCGTATGA